One Setaria viridis chromosome 5, Setaria_viridis_v4.0, whole genome shotgun sequence genomic region harbors:
- the LOC117857060 gene encoding uncharacterized protein encodes MAGIRLTPEEPEMPVGTPPRPQLPPSVALAGAGGGSGGLEMASDDERSVAADSWSVRSEYGSTLDDDQRYADAAEVLAAAAASANFPSAASDYCSDKDDQDPGDVEGSVLGLQSYWDASYSEDLANFQEHGHAGEIWFGADVMDTVAVWTKSLCNIIQGGIPSGHDSIKSEVDEKLFSNYPVLDVGTGNGLLLQALAKQGFTDLTGTDYSEGAIELARNLSTRDGFTSIKFLVDDILETKLDRKFKIITDKGTLDAIGLHPDGRAKRIKYWESVSNLVEPGGIVVITSCNHTKDELLQEVEEFSRRKFGKENMDEGAAVSQIFRYIDHVGTYPTIMFGGVEGSQVCTVAFQRM; translated from the exons ATGGCTGGAATAAGGCTGACGCCCGAGGAGCCCGAGATGCCCGTTGgcacgccgccccgcccccagCTCCCGCCCTCCGTCGCGCTCGCCGgtgctggcggcggcagcgggggccTGGAAATGGCGTCGGACGACGAGCGGTCCGTGGCGGCCGACTCGTGGTCCGTGCGGAGCGAGTACGGGAGCACGCTCGACGACGACCAGCGctacgccgacgccgccgaggtgctcgccgctgccgcggcctccgctaacttcccctccgccgcctccgatTACTG TTCTGATAAGGACGATCaagatcctggtgatgttgaagGATCAGTGCTGGGTCTCCAAAGCTATTGGGATGCTTCTTATTCAGAAGATCTTGCGAATTTTCAGGAACATGGGCATGCTGGAGAAATATG GTTTGGTGCAGATGTAATGGATACAGTTGCTGTTTGGACAAAAAGTTTGTGTAACATTATCCAAGGCGGGATTCCATCTGGTCATGACAGCATCAAAAGTGAAGTCGATGAAAAATTATTCTCCAACTACCCTGTGCTTGATGTTGGAACTGGGAATGGCCTTCTTTTGCAAGCACTTGCTAAGCAGGG GTTTACAGATTTAACAGGAACTGATTACAGTGAAGGAGCCATTGAACTTGCAAGAAACCTTAGCACTCGTGATGGTTTCACTTCAATAAAATTTTTG GTTGATGATATACTAGAGACAAAGTTAGATAGGAAATTCAAAATTATTACAGACAAAGGGACTTTGGATGCCATTGGATTGCATCCAGATGGTCGTGCGAAAAG AATAAAGTATTGGGAATCTGTATCAAACCTGGTTGAGCCTGGTGGCATTGTG GTCATAACATCATGCAACCACACAAAGGATGAGCTTCTGCAAGAAGTAGAAGAGTTCAGCAGGAGGAAATTTGgaaaggagaacatggatgaaGGTGCAGCTGTGTCCCAGATATTCCGTTACATAGATCATGTCGGAACATACCCCACCATAATGTTTGGGGGTGTTGAGGGGTCTCAAGTGTGCACCGTGGCCTTTCAACGGATGTGA